In Streptomyces sp. NBC_00483, a single window of DNA contains:
- a CDS encoding carbohydrate ABC transporter permease — protein sequence MTTATTGAKQRTNPPDGSPAPSGGRRPRRPMTASRRTNRAGLAFVSPTFLVVLVVVVLPILWTVLLAFQRAKLVDIQGMGLFGNWSLRNFSQVFDSAGFWSSLGTTLLYTVGATFGSVALGLIAALALRKPFRGRGLLRAAMLLPYVAPVVAVAFVWEVALSPQYGIVNEWGQKLFGWDDPIAFLSTREYEVHLLGLHFDIPLALLTVIAFECWRYFPFAFLFILARLQAVPDGLEEAAKVDGATPTQRFRHVMLPQLMPVIALLCVLRFIMTFNKFDDVYLLTGGGAGTDVAAVRVYDFLTSRYDVGAAAAQALVLAVALMVLLGLYFKFFGNKVQEES from the coding sequence ATGACTACAGCCACCACCGGCGCGAAGCAGCGCACCAACCCGCCGGACGGATCACCGGCCCCGTCCGGCGGCCGCCGCCCCCGCAGGCCCATGACCGCGAGCCGCCGCACCAACCGGGCGGGCCTCGCCTTCGTCAGCCCCACTTTCCTCGTCGTCCTTGTCGTCGTGGTGCTGCCGATCCTGTGGACGGTGCTGCTCGCCTTCCAGCGCGCCAAGCTCGTCGACATCCAGGGCATGGGCCTGTTCGGCAACTGGAGCCTGCGCAACTTCTCGCAGGTCTTCGACTCCGCGGGCTTCTGGTCCAGCCTCGGCACCACGCTCCTCTACACCGTCGGCGCCACCTTCGGCTCCGTCGCCCTCGGCCTGATCGCCGCGCTCGCCCTGCGCAAGCCCTTCCGGGGGCGTGGCCTGCTGCGCGCCGCGATGCTGCTGCCGTACGTGGCGCCGGTCGTGGCCGTCGCGTTCGTGTGGGAGGTCGCGCTCAGCCCGCAGTACGGCATCGTCAACGAGTGGGGCCAGAAGCTCTTCGGCTGGGACGACCCCATCGCGTTCCTGTCCACGCGCGAGTACGAAGTCCACCTGCTCGGCCTGCACTTCGACATCCCGCTCGCCCTGCTCACGGTCATCGCCTTCGAGTGCTGGCGCTACTTCCCCTTCGCCTTCCTCTTCATCCTCGCCCGCCTCCAGGCGGTCCCGGACGGCCTGGAGGAAGCCGCGAAGGTCGACGGCGCCACGCCCACCCAGCGCTTCCGGCACGTCATGCTGCCGCAGCTGATGCCGGTGATCGCGCTGCTCTGCGTGCTGCGCTTCATCATGACGTTCAACAAGTTCGACGACGTCTACCTGCTGACCGGCGGCGGAGCCGGTACCGACGTCGCGGCCGTGCGCGTCTACGACTTCCTGACCTCGCGCTACGACGTCGGCGCGGCGGCCGCCCAGGCCCTCGTCCTGGCCGTCGCCCTCATGGTCCTGCTGGGCCTGTACTTCAAGTTCTTCGGCAACAAGGTCCAGGAGGAGTCGTGA